One segment of Mycobacterium spongiae DNA contains the following:
- a CDS encoding PE family protein: MSYLSATPEIVVSAAAEVQSIGSALGAANAAAAVPTTAVLAAGADEVSAAIAALFSGFGRDYQALGAQTAAFHAQFVQALTSAGGAYAAAEAANASPLQALEREVLGVINAPTQVLFGRPLIGDGANAAPGTGARGGDGGILWGSGGAGGSGAPGQAGGAGGAAGLIGNGGSGGMGGAGAAGGIGRTGGLLFGHGGAGGTGGVGGGAGGVGGSALLFGNGGAGGAGGAGAAGTLGTAGTMSAPDGGLGGSGGTGGQGGVAGNGGLLFGNGGAGGMGGAGGAGGAGGAGAAGAAAMDPGTNGQHGGHGGAGGQGGGGGNAGASGKGGFFFGADGVDGVGGDGGAGGDGGTPGNGGRGADATGNGNDGGNGGSGGRSGDGGAGGVGGAGSTAGQAGATGATSKGGTGGDGGWGSAGFAGVAGGSGGTGGEGGAGGLLGDGGTGGRGGNGGGGVNAMDPGDVGQQAGNGGAGGTGGAGGIQGGNGGAGGTGGRGGHGGDGANGATATDPGANGQDGGRGGNGGAGGAGGAGGTAVAGVDGVGGDGGAGGDGGTPGNGGRGADATGNGNDGGNGGSGGRSGDGGAGGVGGAGSTAGQAGATGATSKGGTGGDGGWGSAGFAGVAGGSGGTGGEGGAGGLLGDGGTGGRGGNGGGGVNAMDPGDVGQQAGNGGAGGTGGAGGSQGGNGGAGGTGGRGGHGGDGANGATATDPGANGQDGGRGGNGGAGGAGGAGGTAVAGVDGVGGDGGAGGDGGTPGNGGRGADATGNGNDGGNGGSGGRSGDGGAGGVGGAGSTAGQAGATGATSKGGTGGDGGWGSAGFAGVAGGSGGTGGEGGAGGLLGDGGTGGRGGNGGGGVNAMDPGDVGQQAGNGGAGGTGGAGGSQGGNGGAGGTGGRGGHGGDGANGATATDPGANGQDGGRGGNGGAGGAGGAGGTAVAGVDGVGGDGGAGGDGGTPGNGGRGADATGNGNDGGNGGSGGRSGDGGAGGVGGAGSTAGQAGATGATSKGGSGGDGGWGFDGGEGGTGGAGGSGGLAGDGGNGGRGGNGGSAVRDLSGPNIPAGMGGAGGAGGDSGTGTGGAGGAGGRGGDGSLGLVGGIGGAGGIGGTSISGNGGIGGVGGIGGTSVTGAGAGVGGTGGAGGASTSGDGGAGGAGGRGGAAAIAGGPPGAGSRGGAGGAGGASGTGAGGDGGAGGDGSDGAPGRVGTSQNGGPGGSGGKGGPGGSTGTGTGGSGGSGGSGGNGGDGARVGSSGGNGGNGATGGDGGMGGQSGTGTGGMGGVGGTGGTGGNGAGGINSGFGGNGGKGGDGGVGGTGSTNPGGPGGPGDIGGSRNGTIAGTGGTGGTGGQGGTGAP; this comes from the coding sequence GTTTTCTGGTTTTGGCCGCGATTATCAGGCGCTCGGCGCGCAGACAGCGGCCTTTCATGCCCAGTTCGTGCAGGCATTGACCAGTGCGGGGGGTGCGTATGCGGCCGCTGAGGCGGCCAATGCCTCGCCGCTGCAGGCCCTTGAGCGCGAGGTTCTGGGTGTGATCAATGCACCCACCCAGGTGCTGTTCGGGCGCCCGTTGATCGGCGACGGCGCCAACGCGGCGCCAGGAACCGGGGCTAGGGGCGGCGATGGCGGGATTCTGTGGGGTAGCGGCGGGGCCGGCGGGTCGGGTGCGCCGGGCCAGGCCGGTGGGGCCGGTGGCGCCGCGGGGCTGATTGGCAACGGTGGTTCCGGGGGGATGGGCGGGGCCGGTGCGGCCGGCGGGATAGGTCGTACCGGGGGGTTGTTGTTCGGCCACGGCGGGGCCGGCGGCACCGGCGGGGTCGGAGGTGGGGCCGGCGGTGTCGGCGGCAGCGCATTGTTGTTCGGCAACGGTGGTGCCGGCGGTGCCGGCGGGGCAGGCGCCGCCGGCACCCTCGGCACCGCGGGCACCATGAGTGCGCCGGACGGCGGTCTCGGTGGTAGCGGCGGTACCGGCGGGCAAGGTGGAGTCGCCGGTAACGGCGGGTTGTTGTTCGGCAACGGCGGAGCCGGCGGTATGGGAGGGGCCGGCGGGGCCGGTGGTGCCGGCGGGGCAGGCGCCGCCGGCGCCGCCGCGATGGACCCGGGCACCAATGGTCAGCACGGCGGTCACGGCGGTGCCGGTGGCCAGGGCGGCGGCGGCGGCAACGCCGGGGCCAGCGGCAAGGGCGGGTTCTTCTTCGGTGCTGACGGCGTCGATGGTGTTGGCGGTGACGGTGGTGCCGGCGGTGACGGTGGCACCCCCGGTAATGGTGGGCGCGGTGCCGATGCCACCGGAAACGGCAATGACGGCGGCAACGGGGGCAGTGGCGGCCGCTCCGGTGACGGCGGCGCGGGTGGGGTCGGCGGGGCCGGGTCCACCGCGGGTCAAGCGGGCGCGACCGGGGCCACCTCCAAGGGTGGTACAGGCGGCGACGGTGGCTGGGGTTCGGCCGGCTTCGCCGGCGTTGCTGGCGGCTCCGGCGGAACCGGCGGTGAAGGCGGTGCTGGCGGGCTGCTCGGTGACGGCGGCACCGGTGGCCGTGGGGGCAATGGCGGTGGCGGGGTGAACGCGATGGACCCGGGTGACGTGGGACAGCAGGCCGGCAACGGTGGTGCTGGCGGAACCGGGGGAGCCGGCGGTATCCAAGGCGGTAACGGCGGGGCAGGCGGCACTGGCGGGCGCGGCGGCCACGGTGGCGACGGAGCCAACGGGGCGACCGCGACTGACCCCGGTGCCAATGGTCAGGACGGCGGTCGCGGCGGGAACGGTGGAGCTGGTGGCGCGGGTGGAGCCGGGGGGACCGCGGTGGCCGGCGTCGATGGTGTTGGCGGTGACGGTGGTGCCGGCGGTGACGGTGGCACCCCCGGTAATGGTGGGCGCGGTGCCGATGCCACCGGAAACGGCAATGACGGCGGCAACGGGGGCAGTGGCGGCCGCTCCGGTGACGGCGGCGCGGGTGGGGTCGGCGGGGCCGGGTCCACCGCGGGTCAAGCGGGCGCGACCGGGGCCACCTCCAAGGGTGGTACAGGCGGCGACGGTGGCTGGGGTTCGGCCGGCTTCGCCGGCGTTGCTGGCGGCTCCGGCGGAACCGGCGGTGAAGGCGGTGCTGGCGGGCTGCTCGGTGACGGCGGCACCGGTGGCCGTGGGGGCAATGGCGGTGGCGGGGTGAACGCGATGGACCCGGGTGACGTGGGACAGCAGGCCGGCAACGGTGGTGCTGGCGGAACCGGGGGAGCCGGCGGTAGCCAAGGCGGTAACGGCGGGGCAGGCGGCACTGGCGGGCGCGGCGGCCACGGTGGCGACGGAGCCAACGGGGCGACCGCGACTGACCCCGGTGCCAATGGTCAGGACGGCGGTCGCGGCGGGAACGGTGGAGCTGGTGGCGCGGGTGGAGCCGGGGGGACCGCGGTGGCCGGCGTCGATGGTGTTGGCGGTGACGGTGGTGCCGGCGGTGACGGTGGCACCCCCGGTAATGGTGGGCGCGGTGCCGATGCCACCGGAAACGGCAATGACGGCGGCAACGGGGGCAGTGGCGGCCGCTCCGGTGACGGCGGCGCGGGTGGGGTCGGCGGGGCCGGGTCCACCGCGGGTCAAGCGGGCGCGACCGGGGCCACCTCCAAGGGTGGTACAGGCGGCGACGGTGGCTGGGGTTCGGCCGGCTTCGCCGGCGTTGCTGGCGGCTCCGGCGGAACCGGCGGTGAAGGCGGTGCTGGCGGGCTGCTCGGTGACGGCGGCACCGGTGGCCGTGGGGGCAATGGCGGTGGCGGGGTGAACGCGATGGACCCGGGTGACGTGGGACAGCAGGCCGGCAACGGTGGTGCTGGCGGAACCGGGGGAGCCGGCGGTAGCCAAGGCGGTAACGGCGGGGCAGGCGGCACTGGCGGGCGCGGCGGCCACGGTGGCGACGGAGCCAACGGGGCGACCGCGACTGACCCCGGTGCCAATGGTCAGGACGGCGGTCGCGGCGGGAACGGTGGAGCTGGTGGCGCGGGTGGAGCCGGGGGGACCGCGGTGGCCGGCGTCGATGGTGTTGGCGGTGACGGTGGTGCCGGCGGTGACGGTGGCACCCCCGGTAATGGTGGGCGCGGTGCCGATGCCACCGGAAACGGCAATGACGGCGGCAACGGGGGCAGTGGCGGCCGCTCCGGTGACGGCGGCGCGGGTGGGGTCGGCGGGGCCGGGTCCACCGCGGGTCAAGCGGGCGCGACCGGGGCCACCTCCAAGGGTGGCTCAGGCGGCGACGGTGGCTGGGGTTTCGACGGTGGCGAAGGGGGCACCGGCGGGGCCGGCGGTAGCGGCGGGCTGGCGGGTGACGGCGGCAACGGCGGCCGCGGCGGCAACGGCGGCAGCGCCGTCCGCGATTTGTCAGGCCCCAACATCCCGGCTGGCATGGGCGGAGCCGGCGGCGCCGGTGGCGACAGCGGCACCGGCACCGGCGGAGCCGGGGGTGCCGGCGGCCGCGGCGGCGACGGCAGCTTGGGCCTCGTGGGCGGCATTGGTGGAGCCGGCGGCATCGGCGGCACCAGCATCAGCGGCAACGGCGGCATCGGTGGAGTGGGCGGCATCGGCGGCACCAGCGTGACCGGCGCCGGCGCCGGCGTCGGCGGCACGGGTGGAGCCGGCGGCGCCAGTACCAGCGGCGACGGCGGTGCCGGCGGTGCCGGTGGTCGCGGCGGCGCCGCCGCCATCGCTGGTGGCCCGCCCGGTGCCGGTAGCCGCGGCGGTGCCGGCGGTGCCGGCGGTGCCAGCGGCACCGGTGCCGGCGGCGACGGCGGTGCCGGCGGCGACGGTTCCGACGGCGCCCCCGGCAGGGTTGGTACGAGCCAGAACGGTGGACCCGGCGGCTCCGGCGGCAAGGGTGGCCCCGGCGGAAGCACTGGCACCGGCACCGGCGGTTCCGGCGGTTCCGGCGGTTCCGGCGGCAATGGCGGCGACGGCGCGCGCGTCGGCTCGTCCGGTGGCAACGGCGGCAACGGCGCCACCGGCGGCGACGGCGGCATGGGCGGTCAGAGTGGCACCGGCACCGGCGGCATGGGCGGTGTCGGTGGTACTGGCGGCACGGGAGGCAATGGCGCCGGCGGCATCAACAGCGGTTTCGGTGGCAATGGCGGCAAGGGCGGTGACGGCGGCGTCGGCGGCACCGGCAGCACGAACCCGGGTGGCCCCGGCGGCCCCGGCGACATCGGCGGATCGCGCAATGGAACGATCGCCGGGACGGGCGGGACCGGCGGGACCGGCGGGCAGGGCGGGACCGGCGCACCCTGA